The window TCTCTAACGCTCCTCGTCGGGCAAGCGCACCGGCGTCAGTACCGGTTTGCCGGAAAAGAACGCGGTCAGGTTCTGGCCCACCAACTCCACCATAGCGCGGGTGGCTTCCGGCGACAGGCCTGCCACGTGGGGTGTGAGGACGACGTTGGGCAGGTTCTTCAGCGCCTGCGGCACTTCGGGCTCGTGATCGAACACATCCAGGGCCGCTCCGGCAATTCGCCGTTGTTCCAGGGCGCTGATCAGGTCGGCGGTGGCAACCACGCTGGCCCTGGCGACGTTCACCAGAAATCCTTTTGGACCGAGCGCATCCAGGCTCTGCTTGTTTATCAACTGCCGGGTATCCAGGCCGCCTGGCGTGGCGACGATCAGGAAGTCCGAGACCCGCGCCAGTTCCGTGGGCGTGGCGCAGAAGGTGTAGGGCACGTCGTTGCGTACCCGGCGATTGTGATAGCTGACACTCATGTCAAAGCCCAGGGCGGCCCGTTTGGCGATCGCCATGCCCACCGCGCCAAGGCCCAACACGCCCAGCCGCTTACCGGCCAGGGAAGGGCGCGCGCTCCTCGGCCATTCGCCCCGTCGCAGGGCGGCATCGCAATGGGGGATATCGCGCACCAACGCCAGCAACAGCGCCATGGCATGGTCGGCTACCGACGACGCATTGACCCCGGCGCCATTGGTCACCACGATGCCGCGCTGATGGGCGGCCTGCAGGTCCACCTGCTCGTAGCCGGCGCCGATCACGCAGATGATTTTCAGGTTGGGCAGGGCGGCAATTTCCTCGGCCGTCAAACCCAGGGGACCGCGGGTCAGTACCGCGCTGAACCGTTCTCCATGTTCGTGAATCGCC is drawn from Pseudomonas rhizophila and contains these coding sequences:
- a CDS encoding 2-hydroxyacid dehydrogenase, with protein sequence MTATVLVLVETVNEYLPILERQGYHLELAPTPAERKTAIHEHGERFSAVLTRGPLGLTAEEIAALPNLKIICVIGAGYEQVDLQAAHQRGIVVTNGAGVNASSVADHAMALLLALVRDIPHCDAALRRGEWPRSARPSLAGKRLGVLGLGAVGMAIAKRAALGFDMSVSYHNRRVRNDVPYTFCATPTELARVSDFLIVATPGGLDTRQLINKQSLDALGPKGFLVNVARASVVATADLISALEQRRIAGAALDVFDHEPEVPQALKNLPNVVLTPHVAGLSPEATRAMVELVGQNLTAFFSGKPVLTPVRLPDEER